Proteins encoded together in one Neobacillus sp. FSL H8-0543 window:
- a CDS encoding O-acetylhomoserine aminocarboxypropyltransferase/cysteine synthase family protein, whose product MGENQKNYRFETLSVHGGLSPDPVTGARAVPIYQNNAYQFKNTEHAANLFSLAESGYIYTRIHNPTTTVFEERVALLEGGVGALAVGSGMAAITLAILNIAEAGDEIVSASNLYGGTYNLFAVTLPKYGIKVKFVDPEDPENFRAAITEKTKAVFAETIGNPSLRILDIEKVAEIAHESGIPLIIDNTFATPYLCKPIEHGADIVIHSATKWLLGNGTSTGGIIVDGGKFDWNSEKFPGFTTPDASYHDLVYAEALGAVAYIVKARVQLLRDLGPALSPQNAFQFILGLETLHVRMKEHVANTKEVVEYLISHPAVEWVSYPGHQSHPDYELAGKYLPKGAGSIIVFGIKGGRETGAKLIDSITLFAHVANVGDAKSLIIHPASTTHQQLDAEGLKSAGVSEDLIRLSIGIENVEDLIEDLDAAIEAATGVSSLKAKA is encoded by the coding sequence ATGGGAGAAAATCAAAAAAATTATCGCTTTGAAACGTTGAGTGTCCATGGAGGTTTGTCGCCAGATCCAGTAACAGGTGCCCGTGCGGTTCCCATTTATCAGAATAATGCCTATCAATTTAAGAATACTGAGCATGCTGCAAACCTGTTTTCTTTAGCGGAGTCTGGTTACATATATACCCGAATTCACAATCCAACAACAACCGTTTTTGAAGAAAGGGTTGCTCTATTGGAAGGCGGTGTAGGGGCGCTTGCGGTCGGAAGTGGAATGGCTGCGATTACGCTAGCAATCTTAAATATTGCTGAGGCGGGAGATGAGATTGTTTCCGCATCGAACTTATATGGCGGTACCTATAATTTATTTGCGGTCACCCTTCCTAAATACGGAATTAAGGTGAAATTTGTTGATCCTGAAGATCCAGAAAATTTCCGTGCTGCGATTACAGAAAAAACGAAGGCTGTCTTTGCTGAAACAATCGGGAATCCAAGCCTCCGCATTTTGGATATTGAAAAAGTAGCTGAAATTGCTCATGAATCTGGTATTCCATTGATCATTGATAATACGTTTGCTACTCCATATTTGTGCAAACCGATTGAACATGGTGCCGATATTGTCATTCATTCAGCAACAAAATGGCTATTAGGTAATGGAACGTCCACTGGAGGAATAATTGTTGACGGCGGGAAGTTTGACTGGAATTCGGAGAAGTTTCCTGGATTTACGACACCAGACGCAAGTTATCATGATCTTGTCTATGCGGAAGCTTTAGGCGCAGTGGCTTATATTGTTAAAGCGCGCGTACAGCTGTTACGTGATTTAGGACCTGCTCTAAGTCCGCAGAACGCTTTTCAGTTTATTCTTGGACTTGAAACACTTCACGTACGTATGAAGGAACATGTTGCAAACACCAAGGAAGTCGTTGAGTATTTAATTAGTCATCCAGCGGTAGAATGGGTTTCCTATCCAGGACACCAATCACATCCTGATTATGAGTTAGCAGGAAAGTATTTGCCAAAAGGTGCAGGCTCTATCATTGTTTTTGGTATCAAAGGCGGAAGAGAAACCGGTGCGAAGTTAATTGATTCCATTACACTTTTTGCACATGTGGCAAATGTGGGCGATGCGAAGAGTTTAATCATTCATCCTGCCAGCACTACGCATCAGCAATTAGATGCTGAAGGCCTAAAGTCAGCAGGCGTTTCAGAGGATTTAATTCGTCTTTCCATCGGTATTGAAAATGTAGAGGATTTAATTGAAGATCTTGACGCGGCAATTGAAGCAGCAACAGGTGTTTCTTCTCTAAAGGCAAAAGCTTAA
- a CDS encoding SCP2 sterol-binding domain-containing protein gives MNEAIEEFVTSINECNHVLRLFDKVDSLTVKLICNQQSVVIAFQNGKALLLDESLSVDTVCQIFGDLDSLLTLIEGKERLRILVKQGQLKVAGTFRTTLLLESAFYLTQTGKSEDIRIFS, from the coding sequence ATGAATGAAGCGATAGAAGAATTCGTCACAAGCATAAATGAATGCAACCATGTTTTACGGTTATTTGATAAAGTTGACAGCTTAACTGTAAAACTTATCTGTAATCAACAGTCGGTTGTAATCGCGTTTCAAAATGGTAAAGCACTATTATTGGATGAAAGTCTGTCAGTGGATACCGTCTGTCAGATTTTTGGAGACCTTGATTCCCTGCTTACATTGATTGAAGGGAAAGAAAGATTAAGAATTCTCGTTAAACAGGGGCAGTTAAAAGTAGCAGGAACATTTCGTACTACCTTACTGCTAGAATCTGCTTTCTATTTAACCCAAACAGGTAAATCTGAAGATATTCGAATATTTTCATAA
- a CDS encoding thioredoxin family protein: MNEWSREEFSRLTNKGETGCVYFYTPLCGTCQVASRMLQIIEQIVEVQMGKINLNFYPDIARNFAIESVPCLMIVKDGQVVETLYAFHSVPYLLEKIKHHVT; the protein is encoded by the coding sequence ATGAACGAATGGAGCCGAGAGGAATTTTCCAGATTAACAAATAAGGGTGAAACAGGTTGTGTTTATTTTTACACACCTTTATGCGGGACCTGTCAGGTTGCCTCAAGAATGCTGCAAATTATCGAGCAAATAGTCGAAGTGCAAATGGGTAAAATAAATTTGAATTTCTACCCTGATATTGCAAGAAACTTTGCAATTGAAAGTGTCCCTTGTCTGATGATTGTCAAGGACGGTCAAGTCGTTGAGACGTTATATGCTTTCCATTCAGTCCCTTACTTGCTAGAAAAAATTAAACACCATGTAACCTAA
- a CDS encoding toprim domain-containing protein, which translates to MRDSYGNKVLIVEGKSDKKKVKSILKDPIDIICTNGTISLTKLDELIDSLEDKEVYILVDADESGEKLRKQLKREFPNAEHLYIDRMYREVATAPAQHLATVLIGANIDVHTMYLEMG; encoded by the coding sequence ATGAGGGACTCATATGGTAACAAAGTTCTTATTGTTGAAGGGAAATCGGACAAGAAAAAGGTTAAAAGCATCTTAAAGGACCCAATTGATATTATTTGTACGAATGGTACGATTAGCCTAACGAAATTGGATGAATTGATTGATTCCCTAGAGGATAAAGAGGTCTATATTCTCGTAGATGCAGATGAATCGGGAGAAAAACTTCGGAAACAATTAAAAAGGGAATTTCCTAATGCTGAACATCTTTATATTGACAGGATGTATCGTGAAGTCGCAACCGCACCGGCACAGCATCTGGCTACTGTACTGATTGGAGCAAATATCGATGTCCATACAATGTATTTAGAAATGGGCTGA
- a CDS encoding YusG family protein yields MTLNHQKIDVTDRVIGKLKNGEIELFFENTSIGKIQMPGNDMSFQLDHHFEVDQRKIYQNVTVTEQPEPKYTDCDDGGWC; encoded by the coding sequence ATGACATTAAATCATCAGAAGATAGATGTGACAGACCGAGTGATTGGAAAGTTAAAGAATGGGGAGATTGAACTGTTTTTCGAAAACACATCGATTGGAAAAATACAAATGCCAGGAAATGATATGTCTTTCCAACTAGATCATCACTTTGAGGTAGATCAGCGTAAAATCTACCAAAATGTAACAGTTACCGAGCAGCCCGAGCCAAAATACACCGATTGTGATGATGGAGGATGGTGTTAG
- the gcvH gene encoding glycine cleavage system protein GcvH has product MTTPKDLRYSEEHEWVKVEGEKVRVGITHFAQSELGDIVFVELPEVGDEVTADEPFGSVESVKTVSELYAPVSGKVVEVNEDLNDSPEFVNESPFEKAWMVVIELSDSSELDKLMTAEQYEAMTKED; this is encoded by the coding sequence ATGACTACACCAAAGGATTTACGTTATTCAGAAGAACACGAGTGGGTAAAAGTTGAGGGAGAAAAGGTTCGCGTTGGAATCACTCATTTTGCACAATCTGAATTAGGAGATATCGTTTTCGTTGAACTTCCTGAAGTTGGCGATGAAGTAACGGCTGATGAGCCATTTGGCAGCGTTGAATCAGTTAAAACAGTTTCTGAACTTTACGCACCTGTAAGTGGTAAGGTTGTTGAAGTAAATGAAGATTTAAATGATAGCCCGGAGTTTGTTAATGAATCGCCATTTGAAAAAGCATGGATGGTTGTAATTGAGCTTTCTGATAGCAGTGAGCTAGACAAGCTAATGACGGCTGAACAATATGAAGCAATGACGAAAGAAGACTAA
- a CDS encoding arsenate reductase family protein, with the protein MSLTFYWYPKCGTCRKAKKWLDDHQLSYKEIHIAETPPSRSELKDFHQKSGLELKKFFNTSGQKYRELGMKDKMKSASVDELLEILASDGMLIKRPILTDGDKITVGFKEEEYEKMWL; encoded by the coding sequence ATGTCTCTGACTTTTTACTGGTATCCCAAATGCGGTACATGTCGAAAAGCGAAGAAATGGTTGGATGATCATCAACTTTCCTACAAGGAAATACATATTGCTGAAACTCCCCCATCACGTTCTGAGTTGAAGGATTTTCATCAAAAAAGCGGTTTAGAATTAAAGAAGTTTTTTAATACCAGCGGTCAAAAGTATCGTGAATTAGGCATGAAGGATAAAATGAAGTCCGCTTCTGTTGACGAGCTGCTGGAAATACTTGCATCTGACGGTATGTTAATAAAAAGACCGATTTTAACAGATGGAGACAAGATAACGGTTGGCTTTAAGGAAGAAGAATATGAGAAAATGTGGCTTTAA
- a CDS encoding acyl-CoA dehydrogenase family protein — MTKQMDKLVKGGSFLIEDISYENLYTPEDFNEEQIMIAKTAEDFIEKEVLPQHEHLENHEFDRTVKLLKQAGDLGLLAADVPEEYEGLGLDKVTSSLVTEKMSKAGGFSLSYGAHVGIGSLPIVLFGNEQQKKKYLPALASGEKLAAYALTEPGSGSDALGAKTTAKLNAEGTHYILNGEKQWITNAGFADVFVVYTKIDGEHFTAFIVEREFPGVSTGAEEKKMGIKSSSTRTLILEDVPVPVENLLGEYGKGHIIAFNILNIGRYKLAVGGVGGSKNALELAVKYANGRKQFNTAISQFNLTKEKFGTMASKIYAAESSVYRTIGLYEENQGKLSTEEQKDIKLVANSISEYAIECSLNKFFASEVLDYVVDEGVQIHGGYGFMQEYTIERAYRDSRINRIFEGTNEINRLLVPGTYIKKAFKGELPLFQKAMALQEELMMLMPEEPGEEPLAQEKYLVRNAKKIGLLAIGLAAQKFGKSLEKEQEILSNIADIVSNAYAMESVVLRTEKAIAKGGLEKNQQKLVYTQIFCQEAFGEIEQHAKETLVATEQGDTLRMLVSALRKLTRYTPINVIAKKREAADVLIEAERYIV; from the coding sequence ATGACAAAACAAATGGATAAATTAGTAAAAGGCGGAAGCTTTTTAATCGAGGATATTTCCTATGAAAATCTTTATACACCTGAAGATTTTAATGAAGAGCAAATAATGATTGCCAAGACGGCAGAAGACTTCATTGAAAAAGAAGTTCTTCCACAGCATGAACACCTAGAAAACCATGAATTTGACCGGACGGTTAAGCTTCTGAAACAAGCTGGTGATCTTGGTCTGTTGGCAGCGGATGTCCCTGAAGAGTATGAAGGTCTAGGATTAGATAAGGTAACGTCATCGCTAGTGACTGAAAAAATGTCTAAGGCCGGCGGATTCTCCTTATCCTATGGAGCGCATGTTGGTATTGGCTCCCTGCCAATCGTATTATTCGGTAACGAACAACAAAAGAAAAAGTATTTACCTGCGCTAGCATCAGGTGAAAAATTGGCGGCTTACGCACTTACAGAGCCAGGGTCCGGGTCTGATGCTCTTGGCGCAAAGACAACAGCAAAGTTAAATGCAGAAGGTACTCACTATATCTTGAACGGCGAAAAGCAATGGATTACGAATGCCGGATTCGCAGATGTTTTTGTCGTCTATACAAAAATTGATGGTGAACACTTTACTGCCTTTATTGTAGAAAGAGAATTCCCTGGAGTTTCTACTGGAGCCGAAGAAAAGAAAATGGGGATTAAAAGCTCCTCCACACGTACGCTAATTTTAGAGGATGTACCTGTTCCTGTTGAAAACTTATTAGGCGAGTATGGAAAAGGCCACATTATCGCATTTAATATCTTAAACATCGGTCGCTATAAGCTAGCGGTTGGCGGTGTTGGCGGTTCTAAAAATGCATTAGAACTTGCGGTTAAATATGCAAATGGACGTAAGCAATTTAATACAGCAATTTCCCAATTCAATTTAACAAAAGAAAAGTTTGGTACAATGGCATCTAAAATCTATGCAGCAGAGAGCTCTGTCTACCGTACCATTGGATTGTACGAAGAAAACCAAGGTAAGCTTTCTACAGAAGAGCAAAAAGACATTAAATTAGTTGCGAATTCTATTTCTGAATATGCAATAGAGTGCTCGCTTAACAAATTCTTTGCTAGTGAGGTATTAGATTACGTCGTTGACGAAGGTGTACAAATCCACGGCGGATACGGCTTTATGCAAGAGTATACGATTGAAAGAGCCTATCGTGATTCCCGTATTAACCGGATTTTTGAAGGTACGAATGAAATTAATCGTCTGCTTGTTCCGGGCACCTATATTAAAAAGGCGTTTAAAGGCGAGCTTCCACTATTCCAAAAGGCAATGGCACTTCAGGAAGAATTAATGATGTTAATGCCTGAAGAACCAGGCGAAGAGCCGCTTGCACAAGAAAAGTATTTAGTGAGAAATGCTAAGAAGATTGGCTTGCTTGCAATTGGCTTAGCAGCTCAAAAATTTGGTAAGTCTCTGGAGAAGGAACAAGAGATCTTATCCAATATTGCTGATATCGTGTCAAATGCTTATGCAATGGAATCTGTCGTTTTACGTACAGAGAAGGCGATTGCAAAAGGCGGGCTTGAAAAGAATCAGCAAAAGCTTGTTTACACGCAAATCTTCTGTCAGGAAGCCTTTGGTGAAATCGAGCAGCATGCTAAGGAAACCTTGGTTGCTACTGAGCAGGGAGATACGTTGCGCATGCTAGTATCTGCCCTCCGCAAACTTACTCGCTACACGCCAATCAATGTCATTGCGAAAAAACGTGAAGCAGCTGATGTCTTAATTGAAGCAGAACGCTATATTGTTTAA
- a CDS encoding acetyl-CoA C-acetyltransferase: MREAVFVAGARTPVGKAKKGTLAQVRPDDLGALVVKETLRRAGNYEGNIDDLIIGCAAPEAEQGMNMARNIGALAGLPHTVPAITVNRYCSSGLQTIAYAAQSIMLGQTDTAIAGGAESMSLLPMGGHVLRPNVKLVETAPEYYMGMGHTAEAVAKKYGISREEQDAFAVRSHQRAFKAIQDGKFVDEIVPVEVTFRSVGKDNKIVEKTVQFAQDEGVRPDTSMQGLARLRPAFSVTGSVTAGNSSQTSDGAAALMIMDREKAESLGLKPLAKFRSFAVGGVPPEIMGVGPVVAVPKALKLAGLEVSDINLFELNEAFASQSIQVIRELGLDEEKVNVNGGAIALGHPLGCTGAKLTLSLIHELKRRNEQFGVVTMCIGGGMGAAGVFELI, encoded by the coding sequence ATGAGAGAAGCGGTATTCGTAGCCGGCGCACGGACCCCGGTTGGTAAAGCAAAAAAAGGAACGCTTGCCCAAGTTCGTCCTGATGACTTAGGAGCATTGGTTGTTAAAGAAACATTAAGGCGTGCGGGAAATTATGAAGGAAATATTGATGACTTAATTATTGGCTGTGCAGCACCTGAAGCAGAACAAGGGATGAACATGGCCCGAAACATTGGGGCTTTAGCTGGCCTGCCACATACTGTTCCAGCTATAACAGTAAATCGTTACTGTTCTTCAGGATTGCAAACCATTGCGTATGCAGCACAGTCCATTATGCTTGGACAAACAGATACTGCCATAGCCGGCGGCGCCGAATCAATGAGTTTGCTGCCAATGGGAGGGCATGTTCTGCGTCCCAATGTGAAACTAGTTGAAACCGCTCCTGAATACTACATGGGAATGGGACATACAGCTGAAGCTGTTGCTAAGAAATATGGAATAAGCCGTGAAGAACAGGATGCATTTGCGGTTCGCAGTCATCAGCGTGCGTTCAAAGCCATTCAAGATGGGAAATTCGTTGATGAAATTGTTCCTGTCGAAGTGACTTTCCGTTCGGTCGGTAAGGACAATAAGATAGTAGAGAAAACCGTTCAGTTTGCACAAGACGAAGGAGTCCGTCCTGATACAAGTATGCAAGGATTAGCTAGACTTCGTCCTGCATTTTCCGTTACTGGTTCTGTAACCGCAGGCAATTCTTCACAAACAAGTGATGGGGCAGCTGCATTAATGATTATGGACAGGGAAAAGGCAGAGTCACTAGGTCTTAAGCCATTGGCTAAGTTTAGATCCTTTGCAGTTGGCGGGGTGCCGCCTGAAATAATGGGTGTTGGCCCTGTTGTGGCGGTTCCCAAGGCATTGAAACTCGCAGGACTCGAGGTTTCTGACATCAACTTGTTCGAATTGAACGAAGCATTTGCTTCACAATCGATTCAAGTCATTCGCGAACTAGGTCTTGATGAGGAGAAGGTAAACGTAAATGGAGGTGCAATCGCCCTAGGGCATCCTCTAGGCTGTACAGGTGCAAAGCTTACCCTATCACTCATTCATGAATTAAAACGCAGAAACGAACAATTCGGTGTTGTTACCATGTGTATCGGCGGCGGAATGGGCGCTGCTGGAGTATTTGAACTTATTTAA
- a CDS encoding 3-hydroxyacyl-CoA dehydrogenase/enoyl-CoA hydratase family protein: protein MLNQLIKKAAVLGSGVMGSGIAAHLANIGIPTLLLDIVPRELTKEEEAKGLTLADSQVRNRISTTAIQKLLKQKPAPLTVKKNLGLIEAGNLEDDLIKLKDVDWVIEVVVENLQVKKQVFEKVEQYRKPGSLVSSNTSGISVEAMVEGRSEDFKRNFLGTHFFNPPRYLKLLEVIPTQYTDPEVLSFMKTFGEDVLGKGVVEAKDTPNFIANRIGTYGLLVTVQEMLKGGYSVGEIDSITGPLVGRPSSATFRTLDVVGLDTFAHVANNVYEQVQGKEKEVFEVPAFMKEMLEKGWIGSKAGQGFFLKQGKEILELDPTTLEYIPRKKLKTAATEASKQEKGSANKMKALVYAEDRAGKFLWNTLSQSLLYSAQLLGEIADDIVTIDRAMKWGFGWDKGPFETWDAIGVEKSVQKIQESGGEVPVWVTEMLEKGNTSFYKEENGDLYFYNNGEYTLVEFNPKVIDLKKVKKQKGVIKKNSGASLIDIGDGVALLEFHSPNNAIGLDIVQMINFAVDEVEKNYKGLVIGNQGKNFCVGANLAMMLMEAQDDNIYELDMVVRHLHSALLKVKYSSKPVVAAPFGMTLGGGAEVCLPAAQIQASSETYMGLVEVGVGLLPGGGGNKELYIKHLEGIPNGVNFDLQAVANKVFETIATAKVSTSAEEARENNFLNFADGVSFNSDHLLYDAKQAVLALSEKGYKPKVRKKIPVTGETGYATLLLGAEGMRLSGYLSEHDVKIAKKIAYVIAGGKVPFGTEVDEQYLLDLEREAFLSLISEPKTQQRMQHMLVKGKPLRN from the coding sequence ATGTTGAACCAACTTATTAAAAAGGCAGCTGTTTTAGGATCAGGCGTAATGGGATCGGGAATTGCTGCTCACTTAGCAAACATAGGCATACCTACTCTTTTGCTGGATATTGTGCCAAGGGAGTTAACGAAGGAAGAAGAAGCCAAAGGACTAACATTAGCTGATTCACAGGTACGTAACCGCATCAGTACAACGGCTATCCAAAAATTATTAAAGCAAAAGCCGGCACCACTAACTGTGAAAAAAAACCTGGGATTAATTGAGGCTGGAAACCTTGAGGACGATTTAATTAAATTAAAAGATGTCGACTGGGTGATTGAAGTAGTTGTTGAAAACCTTCAGGTGAAAAAGCAGGTTTTTGAAAAGGTTGAACAATATCGTAAACCTGGCAGTCTTGTCAGCTCAAATACCTCAGGAATTTCGGTAGAAGCAATGGTCGAAGGCAGATCAGAGGATTTCAAAAGGAACTTCCTTGGAACCCACTTCTTTAACCCGCCTAGATACTTAAAATTATTAGAAGTCATCCCAACTCAATATACAGATCCGGAAGTCCTTTCTTTTATGAAAACTTTTGGTGAGGATGTATTAGGAAAAGGTGTAGTCGAAGCAAAGGATACACCAAACTTTATAGCTAACCGCATAGGTACTTATGGACTCCTTGTTACAGTTCAAGAAATGCTTAAGGGAGGCTATAGTGTCGGTGAAATTGACTCGATTACTGGTCCGTTAGTTGGACGCCCATCAAGCGCTACTTTCCGTACACTTGATGTGGTTGGATTAGATACATTTGCCCATGTCGCAAATAATGTCTATGAGCAGGTGCAAGGGAAAGAGAAGGAAGTCTTTGAGGTCCCAGCTTTCATGAAGGAAATGCTTGAAAAAGGCTGGATCGGGAGTAAGGCTGGTCAAGGATTCTTCCTCAAGCAAGGGAAAGAAATTCTTGAACTGGACCCAACAACATTGGAATATATTCCGCGGAAAAAACTAAAAACAGCTGCTACGGAAGCAAGCAAGCAGGAAAAAGGCTCTGCAAACAAAATGAAAGCGCTTGTTTATGCAGAAGATCGTGCAGGAAAATTCTTATGGAATACCTTAAGTCAATCGCTCCTTTATTCTGCACAGCTATTAGGTGAAATTGCTGATGATATCGTTACAATCGACCGTGCCATGAAATGGGGATTTGGCTGGGATAAAGGCCCATTTGAAACATGGGATGCGATTGGCGTTGAAAAATCTGTTCAAAAGATCCAAGAATCTGGCGGAGAGGTACCTGTTTGGGTAACGGAAATGTTAGAAAAAGGAAATACCTCCTTCTACAAAGAAGAAAATGGGGACCTTTATTTTTATAATAACGGTGAATATACACTAGTGGAGTTTAATCCAAAGGTGATTGACCTTAAAAAGGTAAAGAAGCAGAAGGGTGTTATTAAAAAGAACAGTGGTGCTAGCCTGATTGATATTGGCGATGGCGTCGCACTGCTAGAGTTCCATTCACCTAATAATGCAATTGGTCTCGATATCGTTCAAATGATAAACTTTGCGGTCGATGAAGTTGAGAAGAATTACAAGGGCCTTGTGATAGGGAATCAAGGTAAAAACTTCTGTGTTGGGGCGAATCTTGCGATGATGCTAATGGAAGCACAGGATGACAATATTTATGAACTTGATATGGTTGTCCGCCACCTTCATAGTGCCTTGTTAAAAGTCAAGTACAGCTCTAAGCCTGTCGTTGCCGCACCATTTGGAATGACGCTTGGCGGCGGTGCAGAGGTTTGCTTGCCTGCGGCACAAATTCAAGCATCTTCAGAAACCTATATGGGCCTTGTTGAAGTCGGTGTTGGCTTACTTCCTGGCGGAGGTGGAAACAAAGAACTTTATATTAAACACTTAGAAGGCATACCAAACGGTGTTAATTTTGACCTTCAGGCAGTGGCTAATAAGGTTTTTGAAACCATCGCGACTGCGAAGGTATCTACATCTGCTGAGGAAGCACGCGAAAATAATTTCTTGAATTTTGCTGATGGAGTTAGCTTTAATAGTGACCATTTGCTATACGATGCGAAGCAGGCAGTCCTTGCTTTAAGTGAAAAAGGGTATAAGCCAAAGGTGCGCAAAAAGATTCCGGTTACAGGTGAAACAGGCTATGCCACCCTTTTACTTGGTGCAGAAGGAATGCGTCTGTCTGGTTATCTTTCAGAGCATGATGTGAAAATTGCCAAGAAAATTGCTTATGTCATCGCCGGCGGAAAAGTGCCATTTGGTACCGAGGTAGATGAACAATATTTATTAGATTTAGAAAGAGAAGCATTCTTAAGCCTAATTAGTGAGCCAAAGACACAGCAGCGCATGCAGCATATGCTCGTAAAAGGAAAACCATTACGTAACTAA
- a CDS encoding YuzL family protein, which translates to MGKMKKNPSSRGVSAASVQGNAGPGAENTTGPDKKTVRTTNTRSKLQHPYSYMRGTPALPYIYQEDEGHLAWFSPVSWPSSSG; encoded by the coding sequence ATGGGTAAAATGAAGAAAAACCCTTCAAGTAGAGGGGTAAGCGCTGCTAGCGTGCAAGGAAATGCTGGACCAGGCGCAGAAAACACAACCGGCCCTGATAAAAAAACAGTCAGAACAACCAATACAAGAAGTAAATTGCAACACCCCTATAGTTACATGAGAGGGACCCCCGCTTTACCTTACATTTATCAAGAGGATGAAGGACATCTTGCTTGGTTTTCACCGGTGAGTTGGCCTTCATCGAGCGGATGA
- a CDS encoding proline dehydrogenase — MEQVMKNFFLFLSQNKALTKAARRYGLRFGASRFVAGETIEQSVKVIKELNRKGLAVTIDYLGEFVDNEKEAIERTDQSIAAIRAIGREKLNSQLSLKMTSIGLDISDELVMGNMRRILEAAKENNVFVTIDMEDFERCQKTIDIFKELRRDYDNVGTVLQAYLYRVARDVDDLDSLHPNLRLVKGAYKESPEVAFPEKADVDENYKKIIKKQLLNGNYTAVASHDEAMIQYTIELEKEYGLSRDQFEFQMLYGIRSERHLELAKEGYTFRVYVPFGTDWYGYFMRRLAERPANVWFVLKGMFKK, encoded by the coding sequence ATGGAACAGGTGATGAAGAATTTCTTCTTATTTTTATCACAGAATAAAGCGCTTACAAAAGCTGCGAGGAGATACGGCTTACGTTTTGGCGCGTCCCGTTTCGTTGCTGGAGAGACAATCGAGCAGTCTGTTAAAGTGATAAAAGAATTAAACAGAAAAGGACTTGCCGTAACGATCGACTATTTGGGAGAGTTTGTCGATAACGAAAAAGAAGCAATTGAGAGAACGGATCAATCCATTGCTGCGATCCGAGCCATCGGACGTGAAAAACTTAATTCTCAGCTTTCATTAAAAATGACTTCTATCGGTCTTGATATTTCCGATGAGCTTGTGATGGGAAATATGCGTCGTATCCTAGAGGCGGCTAAAGAGAATAATGTATTTGTCACAATAGATATGGAAGACTTTGAGCGCTGTCAAAAAACGATTGATATTTTTAAAGAGCTAAGAAGAGACTATGATAATGTAGGCACGGTTTTACAGGCCTATCTATATCGGGTAGCAAGGGATGTGGATGATTTAGATAGTTTACATCCAAACCTAAGGCTAGTTAAGGGTGCATATAAAGAGTCACCAGAGGTTGCTTTCCCTGAAAAGGCCGATGTTGATGAAAACTATAAAAAGATTATCAAAAAACAATTATTAAATGGAAACTACACTGCCGTTGCCTCTCACGATGAAGCAATGATTCAATATACAATCGAACTGGAAAAGGAGTATGGTCTCTCAAGGGACCAATTTGAGTTCCAAATGCTTTATGGTATCCGTTCAGAAAGACATCTTGAATTAGCAAAGGAAGGATACACTTTCCGAGTTTATGTGCCATTTGGAACGGACTGGTACGGCTATTTCATGCGCCGGTTGGCAGAACGCCCTGCCAATGTTTGGTTTGTGCTGAAGGGTATGTTTAAGAAATAG
- a CDS encoding spore coat protein has protein sequence MNQPQNQQKFQNPETQVPKTPQMNDRDFINDLLTTEKYMTTSYNMALNEASHDGLYNDILQIFTETQNCQRNLYNLMFRKGWYAIESEDQQKLQQSYQQFQGYTNQFPTGNGLQ, from the coding sequence ATGAACCAACCACAAAATCAGCAAAAGTTCCAAAACCCTGAGACACAGGTTCCGAAAACACCGCAAATGAATGATCGTGACTTTATTAATGATTTATTGACAACGGAAAAGTATATGACAACCTCTTATAATATGGCGTTAAATGAAGCCAGCCACGATGGTCTATACAATGATATATTACAAATATTCACTGAAACACAAAATTGTCAAAGAAATCTTTACAACTTGATGTTTAGAAAAGGCTGGTATGCCATCGAATCAGAGGACCAACAAAAGCTCCAGCAATCGTATCAGCAATTCCAAGGATATACGAATCAATTTCCAACTGGAAACGGACTTCAATAA
- a CDS encoding DUF2573 family protein, protein MEKAFAQQFEALLEKYSELLLGETNEDTKEKVKAWALYTHIAKSMPALAKHWNELYPEAKEEMKEIIKEIKELNEQHRKASKK, encoded by the coding sequence ATGGAGAAAGCATTTGCTCAGCAGTTCGAAGCTTTACTTGAAAAGTATAGTGAATTGCTCCTAGGTGAAACAAATGAGGATACTAAGGAAAAGGTGAAGGCATGGGCTTTATATACCCATATTGCTAAGTCGATGCCAGCCTTAGCTAAGCATTGGAATGAACTTTACCCAGAAGCAAAGGAAGAAATGAAAGAGATTATTAAGGAAATAAAAGAACTAAATGAACAGCATCGAAAGGCTTCAAAAAAATAA